The DNA region TGTGTCTCGCCGCATTCCAACATGGTAGTATTACAacgaattttgaattattttaaattcggtTAATTTTGCAACTGACCATTTGTCACTCGAATgattttgtcatttattatttatcttacgACTCACCAGATGtcatttctaatattatttgttaacttTTTGTTCGATCTTctactgtaataaaatatttttgggttaataaagttttagctaatttttaagtattttattcgtAACCTTTCAAGTGGATTAAAATGGGTAGCACCACTACAGTTTGTAATCAAAACATCtcaaaaaagagaaaaataattgtatttatgtattttattaacacaatctctatacacattttttaatgaatgttaCCTTCTAACTCATTGAAGTCATTGACATAACAGTAAACAAATCCTTGCCAATTCTATtacaaaattgtgtatttgcatttaaaattattggttcAAATACAAATTCTTACACAAAATTAGACgtatcaattataataatataaattaaggaagcaatttattaaattattaaaataaattttcatttgattaaaataagctAATAAACATAGCCATTGAATTGATTGTATCTAGATTTACAGTTGGTTCTTGGCATATAAAATTCACTTTTGGTTATCGGTGGAACTTTGTGGTGTTCATCCTCTCTTTTATATTCAGGATATAAGAAAATTGGATCGTCATGACTGGAAACACCAAAAATAGCCCAAGTTGAATCAGAGGGTAACAAAAGGTCATTGTTTTTCACTTGATATGATGGAAGTGTGCTAAAGTCATCTATCTGGTCACGTATTAAGCTGGGATGAGTAGAATATGTTGACATACAAATACAGAACCAtatgaaatactaaaataaaacaagacgttaatattttgttgcttacaaagtaaaatttaccTTAAACATCTTGGTGTTAGCAGATCGAAAATTAAATGTcactgaataaaaaaaattcgagaCATTCCTTTTAAACGAAATTTGAGACAATGAGACATGAACATAAATTGCATTTGGGTAATTGGTTAATGCAAAACtgctgtaaatttaaaacaatagaacagcAGAGttggtaataaaataagtaaatttaatataattaattgtagttTAAGAGAGCACAATAAAAagactttttaacatttacttgattttatttggTGTACATCTATGAACAATTCAACATAAACagcaaaaatttagtaatttcatGTAGTTACGTATAAAACACTTCTAGCTCTAGTTCTTCTAATACACGTGGATAAATTGGTTAATGGGTGCATTTTACCAACGACCTCTCCATCCGCCCCATCCACCACGTCCGTATCCTCCATAACCACCCCATCCTCCACGTCCATAACCTCCGTATCCACCCCATCCACCGCGTCCGTAACCTCCATAGCCCCAGCGAGATTCAGCTGGCTCCAAGTTCTCTAAGTCATCAGGAGCGCCAGGATACGCCATGCAGATCacgacaaaacaaaataaaaagatgatttcctaaaatttaataatcatcaAGTTAATTTCTCAATgatcatcaaatttaatatataacttcTTACCTTAAACATTTTTCCGACTATTTGGGCACGACTTGTTAATTggagaaaaatttttaaactgatcTGGTTTCAACACTGGAAggtgttatatttatacaaaaaacctCAAGATGCCTTGGTATTTTTCatccattaaattaaatttttatttgtttacacctttttttatttttgtgtgttgttgttgttttggcATTGTCCACCTTGAGTGAATCATTAAAAGAACCACACATATCCGTCTAGACCAAAAAATGACCTGTAAGTATAATACCTATTATCTTAGGTATAATAAAGGTTACGTTGGTCAAAGATGAAGAAAActgataaacattataaaaactttcaatGCGTTGCTTAATACGAATTGTAAAAAACtatggtaaaataaaaaataacatttattattatgcatAGCTATTATTACCGTAATTACAACAGACATTGCTTCTTGTATGTATGCGGCT from Aethina tumida isolate Nest 87 chromosome 1, icAetTumi1.1, whole genome shotgun sequence includes:
- the LOC109604901 gene encoding neuropeptide-like protein 30, which gives rise to MFKEIIFLFCFVVICMAYPGAPDDLENLEPAESRWGYGGYGRGGWGGYGGYGRGGWGGYGGYGRGGWGGWRGRW